In Streptomyces paludis, the genomic stretch GGGCCCAGCAGCGACGGCCCGGGACATTTTCGCGGGCGAAGTCCAGCAGGCGACGGTAGCCGCGGGCATTGGCCGGGGAGTCGGTGCTGGCCAGGACAGCGCCGATCGGACTGACAGCCGCTGCCGCGAGGGTGTCCCGGTGGGTATCGACGCCGATGACGCCGTCGACCTGTTCTGCGAGGATAGCCACGTGGTTGTTCTCCTTGATGGGCGGACGACTGTGGTCGGCGCCGGCCTGGATGGAGTCACCGCGTGGCGGAACTGTGATGAGTCACGCCGCAAGGCGGACAAGCTGCTGATCAAGCCAACGGGTGGGCCAGGTCGGCGCCGATGTCCGGCAGACATCTCGGGGGAACGGCAGCCCCTGACGGGACGCCAGTTATGTTTCGAGTCATGCCGGATCATCGGCGTCGAGCCTGGCAGCAACCCATCCCGGGCCGCAGAAGAACTCTCACAGTTATGTTCTTCGCGGTCCTGCAAGAGGGCCGCTGGCCTCCGGGCCCGGTATGACTGTGTCCCCTCTGTCGAACAGATGACCTGGGGGGTGGTGTCGCCGGGTCCGTGGGGTGCCGTCGGAGACGCTGATGAGAGACCCGGCCACCGCCCGGTCCGGCGCAATGCCGGGCAGTATGCGGGCGGCAGGTCTGCATAACGTGGATGCGCGAGCGCGGTGCCATTGCCGAGGCCGGCAGGAGCAACCACCTGGGAAGGGTGCGATGTTAGACACCGATGGCGTGGGCGTCTTCCTCGGGATGGACGTCGGCAAGTCCGCCCATCATGGCCACGGCCTGACTCCGGCGGGCAAGAAGATCTTCGACAAGCCGATGCCCAACAGCGAACCGAAACTGCGGGCCGTCTTCGACAAGCTCAAGGCCAAGTTCGGCACCGTGCTGGTGATCGTCGACCAGCCCGCATCGATCGGGGCTCTGCCGCTGACCGTCGCCCGGGACGCGGGCTGCGAGGTCGCCTACCTGCCCGGACTTGCCATGCGGCGGATCGCCGATCTGTATCCGGGCGAGGCGAAAACGGATGCGAAGGACGCGGCGGTGATCGCGGACGCGGCCCGGACGATGCCGCACATCCTGCGTTCACTGGAGCTGACCGACGAGATCACCGCCGAGCTCACGGTGCTGACCGGCTTCGACCAGGACCTCGCCGCCGGGGCCACCCGCACCAGCAACCGGATACGCGGCCTGCTCACCCAGTTCCACCCCAGCCTCGAGCGCGTGCTCGGCCCGCGGCTGGACCACCCCGCCGTCACCTGGCTCCTTGAGCGCCACGGATCCCCGGCCGCTTTGAGGAAAGCCGGCCGCCGCCGGCTCGTCGAGCTGATCCGGCCCAAGGCTCCGCGGATGGCACAGAGGCTGATCGATGACGTCTTCGACGCCCTCGACGAGCAGACCGTCATCGTTCCCGGCACGGGCACCCTCGACATCGTGATCCCGTCCCTGGCCGCCTCGCTCGCAGCCGTCCACGACCAACGCAAGGCACTCGAAGCCCAGATCAGCACCCTGCTGGAGGCCCACCCTCTTCACCAGGTCCTGACCTCGATGCCGGGCGTCGGCGTCAGGACCGCCGCCGTCCTGTTGGTCACCGTCGGCGACGGCACCGGCTTTCCAAGTGCCGCCCACCTCGCCTCCTACGCAGGCCTCGCTCCCACGACGAAATCGTCAGGGACCTCGATCCACGGCGAACACGCACCACGCGGCGGAAACCGGCAGCTCAAACGCGCGATGTTCCTCTCCGCCTTCGCCTGCATGAACGCCGACCCGGCATCACGCGCCTACTACGACCGGCAAAGAGCCCGCAGCAAAACGCACACCCAGGCACTCCTGCGACTCGCCCGCCAACGCATCAGCGTGCTGTTCGCCATGCTCCGAGACGGCACCTTCCACGAATCCAGAACCCCCACCATCACCCTCACCGCCTGACCACCCCAACCACACGCAAACCAGACGCCATGTCCTTGACGAAGGACATAGAGACACCCCCCGTGACCTAATGTGATCAGCTGTTTTCGGATCGGTGAATCAGTCCCGACGCAGCAGGCGGCCCCGGACAAGTCGGGCCGTACGGACGGCCGGACTGCAGCGAGCAGCTCGTCCGGGTGACGGATCAGGGACTCGGCGCGCCAAGAGGCACGTCCAAAATCCGCGCACCGCTACACGGAGACATGAGCTCACCGCGGTGACGGTGCTGGTCACAGGGGTGCAGCTTCCGGCCGGTCGGCCGGAAGCTACGAAATCTGCACGCGCGGGCCCCCTGGGAGGCGCGGGTCGTCAGGACAGTACGGAGGCTTGTGGGACGGGGGCGTGGCGGCCGTCGCTCAGCTCTCACCGAATGGCAGCACCCCGCCGAGGTGCACGCCGACCCCGAGCTGTACACCGTGCTCACCACCGACTCGGGCCAGGACTACGGCCGCGCGACGGGCTCCAGGGCCCTTGGGGGGCGCATTGTTCCAGCGGCGGGTCGGCTAGGTGATGACTTTCGGTGAACTTCGTTACGCGGGAGCGAGGATGTGTAGGTTCAGGTCTCTGCTCAGCGTGAGCGAGTCGTCACTGCCTCCCGTCGTTCCGGCGGGCCCTTCCTCTGACGGTGAGCGCTCCCAGCGTGCCTACGGGCCATCAACTGGGTCTGTCTCAGTGCGGTACGTCCTTGCGACTGCGCGACCGCGTCGCTGCCCCCGGTTCTGTGTGGGCGTCGGCGGTGTCGTGGGATTCCGGTCCCGAGCGTCGGCCCGCCTGGCGTGGGCCATGTCCCCGATCAGGCGGCCTCCGAGAAGCGCCGCACCACGACACCATGGATGATCATGACGATTCCGCTCACCTTCGTCGCCCCCGGCGGCGACGAGGACGACCACGCCCAGGGTGCCGTCGGCAAGCTGACGACCGAACAGATCGCCTCCTTCGCTCCCGGCCTGCTCGACATGGAGCCCGCCCCGACCCCAGCCGAGCTGAAGGAACTGGCTACCGCCGCGCAGGACCACCCGTCGGTGGTCCTGCCGGCCGAGGTCCTCCGGGCGCTGTTCGCCGGGACCACCCACCCCGACGAACTGCTCGACCAGCTTGACCACCCCGAGGCCGTCGCCCAGCAGCTGAACACCCGCCCCGGCCGCAGCCGGCAGAAGCCCAAGCGCAAGGTCTCCCGGCTCGGCCGCCTCTCCCGGCTCAGCACCAACACCGGGTACGCGGCGGTCGTGCGCAGCCCGCTGCACCAAATCGCCGGGATCATGACCCTGCCGGTCAACCCCCGGTTCCTCGCCGCGATCCAGCATGCCTTCACCAAGGGCCGCACCACCGACCCCACGATCGAGGGCAGCATCCCTGGCCTGCTGGAGATCCACCTGCCAGCCAAGCAGGACCTGGTCGACCTGATCACCACCACGGTCACCCATCACCTCCTGGACTACGACTGGTCGGACTCCATCGCCCGCACCGGCGTCCAGGAGCCGCTGACGTGTATGGCCTTGCGTGTGCACTACGCCGACGGCACCAGTGAGGTCTTCGTCGTCGCCATCGACGGGCAGTCCCGGCTGACGTCCGCCTGGCGCAACGTCCTAGGCATCGGCGACAAGAAGCTGACCGACGCCACGGCGCCCTTGTACGCCGAGAAGATCGTGGGCCGCATGTTCGCCCACGACGCCGTGGCCGCGTCCCGCAAGGCCGTCAACGGGGCACTGAACGCCGCCCGCGCGAGCTCCTGGACCGCCAACGAGCTGGAAACCCTGCACTCCCGCCTCGCCCCCGTCAACCTCGTAGTCGGCACCTACACCAGACTCGGCGAGCCCTGCGAGGCCACCACCTGGTTCACCGAGCATCTCACCCAGATCCACCTGCGCCCCCGGCACTGGAGCGGCGGAAGCGACCAGGAGAAGGCAGTCGCCGATGCCCTGATCGCCGCAGTCCACGCCGGGAAGATCACACCAACCCTCGCCAGCGCCTTGTCGGGACGTCTGCACGGCCTGGACTTCACCCACGCCACCGGCCTGCCCCACCACCCTGCCTTCGCCCGCGCCCTGCTCTTCGAGACAGTGCTCTCCGCTGACGCTGGCGCGCTCATCCGCTCCGCCATCGCAGAGGGCCTCTCGCTCGACCCCAGCAGCAAGGACTTCCCCCGCGAAACTCCTGAAAACCACAGCGATCTTCTCCACCCGCTACCTGCGCTCCGACGCCAAGACGGTCTTCCCGAACATGGTGCACACCTGGGACAACGGCGGCTCGATCATCCGCACGATGTGGAACCGCCTGGCCAAGGGGGCGGACGCCTTCACCCTGACCCGGCTGCGGGACGACCAGGACGACGAACCGTACAAGAGCGCCTCCAACCTCGTCGAGCAGCTGCGGCGGCGAGCCAAAGACGACGTCCCCGGCGCCCGTGACGAACTCGCCGTACTCGGCGGGGACGCCCTCACCGTCGCCGAGACCCTGGGCCGCGACCGCGGGTCCAAGGAAGATCTGGTCTCCGAGGAGCCCGTGAACGGCAAGACCCCCTACCGCTCCCGGCCGCCCGGCATCGTCGCGGCGCTCATTGAGACCCCGGCCGGCCGCTTTCTCCTCGGGGCGGCTCTCAGCAGCTGGGTCGACCAGGTCCCCGGCCACCCCGCGGACTACTCCCGTCAGTTCACTGTCCCCGAGATCACCACCACCCCAGACGGCACCCCTGCCATCGCCACCACCCACGGAAACCCCAGGCGGGCAACCGAGTGGCACGTCTTCGAGCTCGCCTGGCCAGGCCTCCCGGCCCCACGCCGCACGGTAATCGAGGGGCGGCGCGACGCGGCGCGGCAGGCGGTGGGCAAGGGCGGCAAGAGCCAGCCGAAGGCCGCGTCCATCAAGGCCCTGCAGACCGCGGTCGGGCGGCTGGAGCAGACCATCACGTCCATCCTGACTAGCCCCAGTCAGCCGAAGTTCGCGGACGGTGCACAGCAGGAGGCACTGCAGAAGCTGCTGTTCAAGGCCAGCCTGGACATCGGCAAGATCCCCCTCGTGGTGCCCGCCAGCCGGAACCCGTACAACCTCATCCCCGAGAACAGCGAGGCCCCCGACGGGCCGACTCTCGGCAGCAGCGCCCCCTACGCCCTGCCCGAGGACGGCAGCTGATGAGCGCGGGATGGACCCTCGGTCCCGACCTTGCCGCGGACGTCGCCGCCATCCCCGGCCAACGTCTGGCCACGCCGCCCGAGACCCTCCGGGCGTGCGTTTACCCGCTACGCGAGGCCAACGAAAGCTGGACCTTCCGCCACCTCCCGCCCTGGCCGACGGCGCTCTACGTTGCTCTGGACGACTGCTACCGCAGCCTCTACACCGGCAAGGTGCAGCGCGGCACGGCCGAGCGGCCCGACATGAACGCCGTTCGGGACCGCACCCGCGAGCACTACCGCGACAACCAACCCCCCGAGGCCCGCCACACCTGGCACCTCCTGTGGGTCATCCCGATCGAGCATGGTGTCCCCGGCGCCGAGCTTGAGGCGTGGGAGACCCGCCTCCGCCGCTGCACAGCATCGCCGCAGACCCGCAAGAACACGCTGCTGCGCTCGGCGTAGCGAGGCCACTGGCCTGTCCGGCGATGAGCCGGGCCGGCCGACTCACCGTTGCAGGTCCTGGCCGGAACGGGGTTTGAGGCCCGTGGGCCAATTCCACCTCATCGGATCCGTGGCGATGGCGCCGACGATCCGGGCCAGTAGGCGCGGGGGTCAGACGTCGGTCGCCACGGCCAGGGCGCGGGTCCCGGCGGGGTCCGCCGTGGTGGTACCGATTGACCTCGGGCCTTCGGCGGCGAGGCCGAGCCGCTTGAAGGCGGCGTTCTTTTCCTCGGTGAGTTGAGCCGGGCAGCCCAGGTGGTCCAGCGTGATCCGGAATGCACTCCGTCCTCCTTGATGGTGAGCCGGCCTCCCCCGGGGGTGACGTAACGGCCGGGGGAGACCGCGCCATACGGGTGGAGCAGCGGCAGGCCGGTCTCCGTAGCATGCAGAACGGGTAGGCCGTCGTACTCGATGTACGGGCCGGCGGCGCCACGGTGCTCCGTCGTTGTCATACGGTCCTCATCTCTTCACGCGGCCGATGACGGCAAGCCCGTGCTCCTGGCGCTCCTCGTCACGGTCGTCGTCGGTCCGGGGCTGTTGGGATTCTCGCGATCGACCGTACCCGGCCGGGCCGGCCCCGTTACGGTTGGAGCCGCTCACATCATGGTGCCGCGCACCGTCATCACTATCGCTTCTGGAGCTCTGACGTGCCGTTAGGCGAGTACGTACAGTATTTTCGTCCGGGTCGGGAGATCGGCGGGATGCGGACTGTCCTGGACTGCTCCACGGTCGCCACCGCGGTCCGTGAAGGTCCGGACACCATCGGGGCCATGCCTGGCTCGCTCACCTGTGCCCCTCACACACCAGATCTCTTCCGGCATGGCCTGGCGTACTCGATCATCCCGCCGGGATCAACCAGCTGTGCGGACTGATTATCGAGTACCGCACCCCGGAGCAGATCCTCTGGTTTCACGCCGACCTGTGGCTCACCGGGCTGACCGGCCTGCCTCTTGAGGAACCGGCCCCCGACTGGGCCGCGTTCCTGGACCAGTCACACAAGGTCCTGCGTGCCCGTCTCGACGAGCAGCACGTTGAACGTACCCACCCGTTTGCGGGTCTGGTGATGATGGACGACATGGCCCACAAGGACGCGGTCAGCGGCGACATCCGGCAGGCGACGATGTCCCTCGGCATCGCCGAGACCCTTGCTCTCAAGACCTAGTGCTGTGACCGAGAACGTTCACCGGGTTGGGGCTGGTGCAGGCGTGATGCTTTCGTATCGGCGTCTCTATCCGAGAAGCAGTGCGTCGATCTCCTTGGCGAGAGCGGTGATGTCGACGGGCTGACTGGTGTCGATGGTCAGGAGGGGGCCGCCCAGCCGGAGTGGGCCTGGCGAGGTCATCCATGTGGCGACGCGCTCGGCGATCTCTTCACGGGTGAGGTCTTGATCGAGGTGTCCGGGGTGGCGGGTGCGTGTCTGGAACCGCTCGGCGACCAGGGCGGGATCGCAGTCGCAGTGGACTTCGATGATCCGTGCGTTGAGCTGGTGGAGCCGGTCGGGGGCGGTGTCGTGGTGCCACCAGTTGTCGAGCACTGCGTGCTTGGCATGGCCGGCGAGGGTGAACAGGATGTCGTCGCTGGCCCGGCTCAGCCGGTAGCGCCAGGCGTGATCGCCGACGCCGAGTGAGTCGTAAAGCGATTCCAGGATCGCGTCCTTGTCGATGACCGACCAGCCCAGTGCTGCCGCGAGGTGGCGGCCCAGGGTGCTTTTTCCGCTGGCGGGCAGGCCGGAGACGACCACGAAGGCGTTATCGGTCATGGCGTCAGTGTGTCGCAGCCCGGCCCCTGGTCAGCCCGCGGGGAACACCACCGCCCAAGAGCGGGTCAGGCTGCCGCTGTGAGTGGTCGGCCGCCCCATCGGATGCCTCTCTCGCTGCGGACGCGGGATCGTTCGCGTCGGTGGGCGGCCAAGACGTCGGGGTGCGGGGCGTTGGCGTTGCGCCAGCGCAGGTAGCGGTGCAGTTCGCGTGTCTGGACGGTGTGGTTGGGGTGCTGGGAGTTGGCGAGGGTGAACTGCCGAAGTGGTCCGAAGTGCGCCTCGATCGGGTTCGCCCAGGAGGCGTTGGTCGGGGTGAAGCACAGCTCGACCTTGTTCTTCTTCGCCCATCTCCTGATCCGCCAGTTCTTGTGGGCGGAGAGGTTGTCCATGACCACGTAGATCGGGGCGCCGTCCGGGCGGGCCGCGCGGATCGTTCGCAGCGCGGCCCAGGTGGGGCTGATGCCCTTGCGGCGACGGTTGACGCCCCACAAGGTGTCGTCGCCGACCGAGTAACAGCCGTGGAAGTAGGTGGTGCCGTGGGTGCGGTGGTATGTCGCGGGATGCCGCTCTGGGTTGCCCTGCTTCGCCCAGCAGGACCCGGCTGTGGGGCGGATGCCCAGCGGTCCGAACTCGTCGAAGGCGAAAGTGCGGTCTGGCCGTTGGGTGAGTGCGTACTCGATCCGGTCCAGCTTGGCGTCGTAGTCCGGGTCGCTGGATTCCTTCCAGGTCTTGGTGCGCTGGAAGGTGACCGAGTGGCGGGCGAGCAGACAGCGCAGGGCCTCGCGTCCGATCCGGATCGGACGCGAGACGTTCCGGCGTAAATGATCGGCGAGTTTCCGGACCGACCAGCGGGTGAAGGGCTTGCCCAGCTTCGTCGGGCGGGTGGTGGCCGTCTGGACGACGAAGTCTTCGTCATCAGGAGTCAGCAGGCGGGGACGGCCTCCCGCCCACTGAGGGTCCAGGCAGGCCAGCCCTATCTCGTTGAACCGGTGGATCACATCGCGCACGGTGTCCTCATCCGCCTGGACCAAGCGGGCGATGACGGGGACGGTGTTCCCGCCGGCCGAGGCCAGCAGCATCATCGCTCGCCGGTAGCGCACCGTGCTGGTGCTGCCCCGCCGCACGATCCGCTGTAGCTTCTGCCCCTCCTGATCGGTCAGTCTGCGGACCTTGACCGGTTGCGCCACCCAGCCTCCCCAAGCCGGTTGGACGTCACAGCAACATCCAACCGGCACCAGCCTGCCCCGCCACCGCGACCAGCAACCCGGTGAACCTTCCCGGTCACAGCACTAGGGCCTGGTCAGAGCACCCGGCGGCCGGCGAGCGCCGCCACTTCCGTGAAGTACGCGCGGAACAGCGGCTCGTCGCCCGGCGGCACGCGGACCGCCTGCGTGTTGCGGTACCGGAAGGCGAGCCGGTCGGTGCCGTAGAGAACGGTGTCCGGATCCCGTACGACACCGAGGATCAGCTCACCGGGTCTGTCCGGCTTCTTGTAGAGCACCAGCGCCCCGAGCCAGCGCAGCGGCACCCGGAACCCGTACTCGATGCCGTCCAGCGGGAAGAGTTCGAACACCCCCCGGTCCACACGCAGATGCAGGTTCTCGTAGTCGAACGTGAGCGGATCCACGAGGGGACGGTACCTCCCCGGCCGGCACCGGCGACGACCGGGGCCCGGACCCTCGGCATCGCCGGCCGATACAAATTCAGCCATCGGCCTGCGGCTGATCCACCGCCTGCGCCGGACGGTGGCCGATGTGACGGCCGTGCGGCGTGTCCGGCTCTCCCGCGCTGCCTTCACCGCCCTCGGCCACCGGCATCACGAGTTCAGTCCCAGTTAAGCAAACTCCCCCATTTCCCACGGTGAACCGATTGTTGAAGGCGCCACGGGCTCGTAACCAGGCCGAATCGACGGTGTTACTCCAGAGGTGTTTTCTCTAGTCTGGGCGGCGGCACCGGACATCACTGTCCTGATTGTGGTGCTGTTCGCGGCCCGCGGTGCCGTGTGGTCCCGCATCGACAACGATGTCAGACTGTGGGAAGACAGACTACGGAACAAGGACCGGTAGGCCCTCAGTCAATGTTGACGAGCCTGGCGCAGCCGTCCGAAGAACCTTCTGTGAGGAACGGGATGCACGAGAAGAGCAGTTATCGGACGGAACATCCGCACGCGGAACCCCAGTACATTGGTACACACCAATGGACGCCGTTCCGGTCGGCTGCCATGTTCGACTCCCTGTTTGAGCGCTCCGGAGTCGGAATGGCGGCCCTGAACCCACGCGGACGGATCCGGCAGGCCAACGATGCCTTGCTGGCCCTGCTCGACCAGAACAACTCCCAGTTACACGATGTTGAGTTCGCCGAACTCGTGCACCCCGATAGCCGCTCCCGACTACGGGTTGGCCTCGACCAGCTCAGCCGCGGTCGCACCGGGCGTTTTACCGAGTACGTCAAGGTCCCCCGCTCATGTCATGGCGCGGGCGGCAATCTGACGGCGTTGAGGGTGCGTACCGACGTCCAGTGCGACAGCTCGCTTCTCGTGCTGCTTCAAGTCCCCCCGGCGCCCGCCGTGTGTCAGCCGGATGGTGCCCAGTCCGCTCTGCTGGGCGAGGCGGAGGCCAAGATACTCGAAGGGCTCGCCGCCGGCGCCTCCACCGTACAGTTGGCCAGTCAGCTGTACCTGAGCTGCAAGGGTGTCGAATACCACGTCAGCGCCATGCTCCGACGGCTCGGTGTGCCCAACCGGCCGGCTCTGGTCTCGCGTGCCTACGCGATGGGCATTCTCAACAGCGGCAGCTGGCCACCGAGGGTGCAGCAGGCGCACCTGCGTTGACTCCGGCTTCCGCAAGGCGGGGTGTCCGGGAGCCGGCTGAGACAGAAACACTCCTGCCCGGAGGGCCTTCCGGACGCCTCGTACCCCGGATGTGGGCCGGACGCAGGTCCGGCCCACATCCGGGATGGATGGAACTGCCCACACGTGGCCCTGCGGGCCGCGTTCCCCCGGTTCCCGTCCGTCCTCATACCTCCACGTATGCCGGATGGACGGCGGGCGGCCAACTCTCCGTGCCTAATAAGCTCATGGAGTATGCCTTGGAGACCAGTTCGGTCCGGTTGAGGGCTTTGAATTTGCGCATCAAAGATGTTACGCGGTACTCCACTCCGCCCCTGCTCATGTGCAGAGCGACCGCCAGCTTGGTGGTGGACAGGCCGGCGGCGACGCCCTCAAGAATCTTGGCGTCCATCGGAGTGAGCAGCATTCCACGCTGAACAATGGCTTGTGCCTTGCCGACCCGGGAAGTATGGCTGACCAGTACCAGAATGGAGTCGAATTCGCCACTCGATTTGACAACCGAGACGGCGATCAGATCGCCGAACAGCAGTGCGCCGTCCCGTCTGACAGCGATGATCTGTGTATGGACGCGATCACGCTCGCCTGTTCTCAGCGAAGCCAGCTCACCATCGATAAATCTCCGTACCGTCGGATGCAGCAACGCAAGGAATGGACGGCCGTAACTGTCCTGAGGTTTACGGTCGAACTGTGTGAGAAAATCGGTGTTGGCCTCACGCAGGCACAGCGCACCGTCCAGCATCGCCATACAGAGTCCGGCCTGCTCGAACATCGACTGGAAGATCTCGCTGCCCTCCAGGTACCGCTTCGCCGTGGCCGGCGGGGTGTAGGTCAATTCCGTGCCACGCGGTTCATTGTTGTTCATGGGTGTCGCCGCTCTCGTGAAAGGCATGACGGCGCCGGCGGATGGCGCTCACGATCTGGTGGTGTACGAGACATCGGGACCGCTTCCGAGACGGTTGTCCAAGGATTTCCGTGGCAACGGCCGTTTCCGAAGCCGGGCGAAGGGTCTTCGGGACCGAGGTTGACCAGTCCGGCGGATGTGCCTTCACACGCCCTCCGTCGGTGCCTGCCGTGTGGCGGGCGAGAGCGAGGTGGGGGTCTGCCAAGGGCGGTGTGCCGGTGACGACAGGACAGGCCGTGCCGGATGCCGTGTACCGCGCATGACGGTGTGAGGGGCCACGCTGTGCCGTGCGCGGCCGGGGCGGCCCCGGCAGGTGATGGTGTTGTGGATGGCGACACTCGTCCGGGCGTCGTGTGCCGGTTGCCGCCGGGCGATGGGCGCGGTGACGGCAGAGGGTGAGAAGGGCACTGCCCACTCGTCGGCCAGGAAGCACCGGTCCTTGCACCTGGCGAAGGCTGCGGCGAGTCCCGGCGAGGAGGGACACGTGTCGTGTCCGGTCACCGCGGCGCTCGACCCGGTCGCGCGGGTGAAGGCGGTGCCGAGCAATTCCGCTTCCACCTCGTCCCATTGGCCCGGTACCCCGCCGCGTACGACGTAGGTCTTCACGTTCCTTGATGACAGATCCGCCGTGAACGTTCCGCTTCGGTCCCTCCTTTTCCGCGTGCCCGGCGTGTCCGGCGGTGGCAGGAAGAGCCGAACCCGTGATTCGCGCAACTTCCCGGCCCGAGGCGCCCGGATCACCCGGCCTGCCTCGCCCCGCCGTCGGCTTTGCCGTCCTTTCCGGCCGGCCGTGACTCCGGCTCCTGCGACAGGACCCGTCCCGCCACGGCACTCCCGACCCCCGCCCGGCCCCACGGCCGGCTTCTGTCCGTATGCTCCGGCGCGGCACGGGTGCGGCGTTGTTCTCCTTGGTTTCTCCTGCCCGACATCACGCCGTACTGCACGGGTGCGCCGGATACCTCTTCGAATTCTCCCGGCGCGACGTTGGTTTCGGCTGTCCTGCCGGTCGGGGGAATCCTGTTCATTCCGGGGAGCGGGCCGTGAATAATTCGACCCTTACTGCGTCGTGCGGACCGCCCGGCGCACCGAACGGGATGGGGGATCCCGATCATTGATCTCCTGACTGTTCTTGTCGTCTTCATCTCTCGGCCCCGGAGAAGTTGTCCGGCCTGTTGCGGCCCCTTCAGCCGGCATCTCCTGTCCGTGTTCCTCCCGCCCTGTCCGGGGACACCAGTGCAGGGCAGCGGGATACGGCAGGCGGACTTCACGGTTTGAGGTATCGGGATCGGTGTGAACTCACCGCTCCCAGGGCGCGTTGCCGATCTTCTGCGCCAATGCCGTTTCCGGCGGGCGCTTTTGGGCAGGGTGCTGACGGAGGGCGTCCGCCGGACCTCGCGGTCCTGAGGTCGCCGGGCCGCGGACACCTTGATCGATTCTGCCGATCCCGCAGGTCGACAGCTCCTTTTTCTGCTCCTCTCTCTGCCTGCGGCAGCCCTGATAACACCCCCGGCGAGACGGCAGATCGGGCCATCGCTCGATGGCTTCGCTTTACATAATTGCCCAGACTGTTCGGTGGAAACTGTCTTGTCAAGACGCCCCAGTGCGGACGGTCGAGCATCAGGTTTCGCTGCTCACTTCTGCTCGGAACGGGGCCCGCCCAGGGTTTGTCCAATGCTGCTTCAGGTTGCCCCGGAGCGCGCGGTTGACACTTTGGGCATGTGCATGACTTGAGCGATTCGACGGCTGCCTGGTTTCGGTAAGTATTTTCGATTCTTATCCGTTCCTGTGTGGGTTTGTCGTTCAGGCGGCGCCTGCCGACTGAAGCGATTGTCTAGGGAATTCCAGCAGGGGACGGCGTCATTCTTCCGGTGCTACCTGCCCTCACGCGGAAAGGACGCGAGCCATGACTATGGCCGAAGACGACATTCCCCAGATGGCATCCCTGGCCGCGCCGCTGCTCGGAGTCAATGAGGAACTGCGGGCGATGCAGGCGGAGCGCCCGATCTGGAAGGTCCGGACCTACGCGGGCGACGAAGCCTGGCTGGTGATGGGTGCTCCGGAGGTCAAGAAGCTCCTGGTCGACCGGCGGTTGGGCCGTTCGCATCCCGACCCGAGCAATGCGCCGAAGTACGTGCCGAGCCCGGTGTTCGAGCAGATCATGACGGAATTCGAGCACCATGCCGAGCTTCGGTCGCTGCTCACGCCCTACTTCTCGCGCGCGTCCATGCGGGCGATCCAGCCGAAGGTCGAAGGGGCCGTGGCGGAACTGGTTGACGCGATGCTGGGCGGCGAACGCCCCGCGGACGTGCAGAAGGTGCTGGCGCGGCCGTTGTCCATGCGTGTGCTGTGTGAGCTGGTCGGCATTCCCGTGGCCGACCAGGAACTGGTCGGCCGGCTGCTGAGCGGGATGGCCGCGGGGGACGCTGAGGCCACCCTCGACACATACCTGGCCGAAATCGCGGCGCGGCGCCGCGCCGCACCGGAGAAGGACATGATCTCGGGGCTGGTCGCCGCGGGACAGACCGACGAGCGGATCGCGACGCTGATCGTCATGCTGCTGTTCGCCGGACACGAGAGCGTCGCCACACACATCGGCTTCGGTGTGGCCCGGCTGGCCACCGACGACGCGCTGCGTGAGGCGTTGATCAAGGACCCCGAGCTGATTGAGCCGATTGTCGAGGAGACGCTGCGCACCGCGAGCCACGGTGGTGGAGCGCAGCCCCACTACGCCAACGCGGATATCGAGATCGCGGGGGTGACGATCCGGGCCGGAGACCTTGTGC encodes the following:
- a CDS encoding cytochrome P450; translation: MTMAEDDIPQMASLAAPLLGVNEELRAMQAERPIWKVRTYAGDEAWLVMGAPEVKKLLVDRRLGRSHPDPSNAPKYVPSPVFEQIMTEFEHHAELRSLLTPYFSRASMRAIQPKVEGAVAELVDAMLGGERPADVQKVLARPLSMRVLCELVGIPVADQELVGRLLSGMAAGDAEATLDTYLAEIAARRRAAPEKDMISGLVAAGQTDERIATLIVMLLFAGHESVATHIGFGVARLATDDALREALIKDPELIEPIVEETLRTASHGGGAQPHYANADIEIAGVTIRAGDLVLPDFALANFDARVFENPEAVDITREPNSHLAFAHGIWHCLGAPLARMELRSVYATLFERAPTLRLSVSLDTLNSEAEQLFSAMPELKVTW
- a CDS encoding helix-turn-helix transcriptional regulator, which translates into the protein MHEKSSYRTEHPHAEPQYIGTHQWTPFRSAAMFDSLFERSGVGMAALNPRGRIRQANDALLALLDQNNSQLHDVEFAELVHPDSRSRLRVGLDQLSRGRTGRFTEYVKVPRSCHGAGGNLTALRVRTDVQCDSSLLVLLQVPPAPAVCQPDGAQSALLGEAEAKILEGLAAGASTVQLASQLYLSCKGVEYHVSAMLRRLGVPNRPALVSRAYAMGILNSGSWPPRVQQAHLR
- a CDS encoding IS630 family transposase, yielding MAQPVKVRRLTDQEGQKLQRIVRRGSTSTVRYRRAMMLLASAGGNTVPVIARLVQADEDTVRDVIHRFNEIGLACLDPQWAGGRPRLLTPDDEDFVVQTATTRPTKLGKPFTRWSVRKLADHLRRNVSRPIRIGREALRCLLARHSVTFQRTKTWKESSDPDYDAKLDRIEYALTQRPDRTFAFDEFGPLGIRPTAGSCWAKQGNPERHPATYHRTHGTTYFHGCYSVGDDTLWGVNRRRKGISPTWAALRTIRAARPDGAPIYVVMDNLSAHKNWRIRRWAKKNKVELCFTPTNASWANPIEAHFGPLRQFTLANSQHPNHTVQTRELHRYLRWRNANAPHPDVLAAHRRERSRVRSERGIRWGGRPLTAAA
- a CDS encoding IS110 family RNA-guided transposase, with protein sequence MLDTDGVGVFLGMDVGKSAHHGHGLTPAGKKIFDKPMPNSEPKLRAVFDKLKAKFGTVLVIVDQPASIGALPLTVARDAGCEVAYLPGLAMRRIADLYPGEAKTDAKDAAVIADAARTMPHILRSLELTDEITAELTVLTGFDQDLAAGATRTSNRIRGLLTQFHPSLERVLGPRLDHPAVTWLLERHGSPAALRKAGRRRLVELIRPKAPRMAQRLIDDVFDALDEQTVIVPGTGTLDIVIPSLAASLAAVHDQRKALEAQISTLLEAHPLHQVLTSMPGVGVRTAAVLLVTVGDGTGFPSAAHLASYAGLAPTTKSSGTSIHGEHAPRGGNRQLKRAMFLSAFACMNADPASRAYYDRQRARSKTHTQALLRLARQRISVLFAMLRDGTFHESRTPTITLTA
- a CDS encoding helix-turn-helix transcriptional regulator — its product is MNNNEPRGTELTYTPPATAKRYLEGSEIFQSMFEQAGLCMAMLDGALCLREANTDFLTQFDRKPQDSYGRPFLALLHPTVRRFIDGELASLRTGERDRVHTQIIAVRRDGALLFGDLIAVSVVKSSGEFDSILVLVSHTSRVGKAQAIVQRGMLLTPMDAKILEGVAAGLSTTKLAVALHMSRGGVEYRVTSLMRKFKALNRTELVSKAYSMSLLGTESWPPAVHPAYVEV
- a CDS encoding AAA family ATPase, whose protein sequence is MTDNAFVVVSGLPASGKSTLGRHLAAALGWSVIDKDAILESLYDSLGVGDHAWRYRLSRASDDILFTLAGHAKHAVLDNWWHHDTAPDRLHQLNARIIEVHCDCDPALVAERFQTRTRHPGHLDQDLTREEIAERVATWMTSPGPLRLGGPLLTIDTSQPVDITALAKEIDALLLG